In a single window of the Azotosporobacter soli genome:
- a CDS encoding thiamine pyrophosphate-binding protein, protein MKMSGAQAMAECLKEQGVDTLFGYPGGTILPFYDALYDSGIRHVTAAHEQGAIHSADGYARASGRVGVCIATSGPGATNLTTGLAAAYLDSVPLVAITGQVPVGLIGRDAFQEVDIIGITLSVTKYSVQVKRPEKLVETLRLAMQVAASGRPGPVLVDVPRDIQTASVDYEAPKALEKGQERSLTGSQERLLDQAAALLMAAKRPLILSGGGVLTAKAQTSCRQMAEKNDLPLVTTLMGAGVLPDGHHLALGIVGVSGNTAANAALKEADLILALGCRFSEQTISKDALPLNAAILHLDIDPAELERRLPAALALAGDLRLLIPALTQRLPEGRRELCFAAREAEALLSLEDEPLDWAWLFAWLGRRLQSEAVGVIALEPEGWHKEAFHGLSSTEQTLLFPGGLGCRGYALPAALGAQLAAPERTVIAFCGLEGLLRSGNELYTLAAQGLPVLSVVLTEEEDASAFLQMAQAYGMNGQQAKTRQELIDAWEAAWKNKAPQMLLLQGRGGG, encoded by the coding sequence ATGAAGATGTCTGGCGCGCAGGCGATGGCGGAATGTCTCAAGGAACAAGGCGTCGATACGTTGTTCGGGTATCCCGGCGGTACGATCCTGCCTTTTTATGATGCACTATATGACAGTGGGATCCGCCATGTGACCGCTGCTCATGAGCAGGGCGCGATTCACAGTGCAGACGGATATGCCAGAGCCAGCGGACGGGTCGGCGTATGTATCGCGACGTCGGGGCCGGGGGCGACCAATTTGACGACAGGACTGGCCGCAGCGTATCTTGATTCGGTACCGCTCGTCGCGATCACCGGACAGGTGCCGGTCGGTCTGATCGGACGGGATGCGTTTCAGGAAGTGGACATCATTGGCATTACGCTGTCGGTAACCAAATACAGCGTCCAGGTTAAGCGCCCGGAAAAATTGGTAGAGACGCTTCGCCTGGCAATGCAGGTTGCAGCCAGTGGACGTCCGGGGCCAGTGCTGGTCGACGTGCCGCGTGATATCCAAACGGCGTCCGTTGACTATGAAGCGCCGAAAGCGCTTGAAAAAGGGCAGGAACGCAGTTTGACGGGCAGCCAGGAGCGTCTTCTCGATCAGGCGGCCGCGTTGCTCATGGCGGCGAAGCGTCCGCTGATTTTATCCGGCGGCGGCGTGCTGACGGCAAAAGCGCAGACGTCTTGTCGCCAAATGGCGGAGAAGAACGATTTGCCGCTCGTGACTACGTTAATGGGGGCCGGAGTTTTGCCGGATGGACATCATCTGGCGCTCGGCATTGTCGGAGTTAGCGGCAATACGGCCGCAAATGCGGCGCTAAAAGAAGCCGATCTGATTTTGGCGTTGGGCTGTCGTTTTAGTGAACAGACGATAAGTAAGGATGCTTTGCCGCTGAATGCGGCGATCCTGCATCTGGATATCGATCCGGCGGAACTGGAACGGCGTTTGCCTGCGGCTCTTGCGCTGGCCGGTGATTTGCGGCTGTTGATTCCGGCGTTAACGCAGCGCTTGCCGGAAGGCAGACGCGAACTTTGTTTTGCGGCACGCGAGGCGGAAGCGTTGCTGTCGCTGGAGGATGAGCCGCTGGATTGGGCTTGGCTGTTTGCTTGGCTCGGTCGGCGTTTGCAATCGGAAGCGGTCGGCGTGATTGCCCTTGAACCGGAAGGCTGGCATAAAGAGGCATTTCACGGCCTGTCGTCGACAGAGCAGACGCTTTTGTTTCCCGGCGGACTTGGCTGTCGCGGTTATGCGCTGCCTGCGGCGCTTGGCGCTCAATTGGCAGCGCCGGAGCGGACGGTCATCGCGTTTTGCGGTTTGGAAGGGCTGCTGCGCAGCGGCAACGAATTATACACGCTGGCGGCGCAGGGCTTGCCGGTCTTAAGCGTGGTTCTGACGGAAGAAGAGGATGCGAGCGCGTTTTTGCAAATGGCGCAAGCGTATGGTATGAACGGACAGCAGGCGAAGACCAGACAGGAGCTGATCGATGCCTGGGAAGCGGCCTGGAAAAATAAAGCGCCGCAAATGCTGCTCTTGCAGGGAAGAGGAGGCGGGTGA
- a CDS encoding thiamine pyrophosphate-binding protein, translated as MEKQVMSGALFIAAVLKENGVRQIFSCPGAHVDLLLEACRVQGLPLCEAVSEQGALHAADGYARTTGELGVAIVGSGAGAAGTITGLATAMLDSVPLLLLVGQVANDCLAGDCLASVDISNMSMPITKHNFLVKNGAYLTEVIPFALKLAQSGRPGPILVDLPQDVQSSIVLPESFGKKASPETASLGRQTAAALDEAVSIIQNCKRPLLLAGGGATAKGAMLSVRRLAETKGIPVATTLMGIGVMAPENEYCLGFSGMHGSLLANRAVCEADVLIVVGSRFSDRVTGDRFRYGEGKHVIHLDVDPAEVDKNVFAHVAVVGGIEQSLLHLQECLVPGKWKEWQTELALWRSEYQEKYDGERLNAPWIMQRIGTLTKGQECTFVTDVGQNQMWAAQHLQIESPRQWVTSGGLGTMGFGLPAAMGAQAARRDRRVVHIAGDGGFRMTCSELYSLQRQKLPVLSLVIDNSCLGMVRQWQQLFYRERYSASLAPLAPDWECLTAAYGVRAQVVETPEEFEAAWQEAWQAKEPRVIVARIPTSDLVTPMLAPNSPLDTYVEVE; from the coding sequence ATGGAAAAACAGGTCATGAGCGGCGCTCTTTTCATCGCAGCCGTGTTAAAAGAAAACGGCGTACGCCAAATCTTCAGTTGTCCGGGAGCGCATGTGGACCTGCTGTTGGAGGCCTGCCGCGTACAGGGTTTACCGCTCTGTGAAGCGGTCAGTGAGCAGGGCGCGCTGCATGCGGCAGACGGGTATGCGCGGACTACCGGTGAATTGGGCGTAGCAATCGTCGGCAGCGGCGCGGGGGCAGCTGGTACGATTACTGGTCTTGCTACCGCGATGCTTGACTCGGTGCCGCTTTTGCTATTGGTCGGACAAGTGGCGAACGACTGTCTGGCCGGCGATTGCTTGGCCAGCGTCGATATCAGCAACATGAGCATGCCGATTACTAAACATAACTTTCTTGTGAAAAATGGCGCGTATCTGACCGAAGTGATTCCGTTCGCGCTGAAGCTGGCGCAAAGCGGTCGGCCGGGACCGATTCTGGTCGATCTGCCGCAGGATGTGCAAAGTTCTATTGTACTGCCGGAATCGTTTGGGAAAAAGGCGTCGCCTGAGACCGCGTCACTGGGGCGTCAGACGGCGGCTGCGCTCGATGAAGCCGTGAGCATCATCCAAAACTGCAAACGTCCGTTGCTGCTTGCCGGCGGCGGCGCCACAGCAAAGGGCGCGATGTTGTCGGTGCGCAGACTGGCTGAAACAAAAGGCATTCCGGTCGCGACCACACTGATGGGCATCGGCGTGATGGCGCCGGAAAACGAATACTGTCTCGGTTTTAGCGGCATGCACGGCAGTCTCTTGGCAAACCGGGCGGTCTGTGAAGCGGATGTGCTGATTGTCGTTGGCAGCCGCTTTAGCGACCGGGTTACGGGCGATCGCTTTCGTTACGGCGAAGGCAAGCATGTCATTCATTTGGATGTCGATCCGGCGGAAGTCGATAAGAATGTCTTTGCGCATGTTGCCGTTGTCGGCGGCATTGAGCAAAGTCTGCTTCATTTGCAGGAATGTCTCGTGCCGGGGAAATGGAAGGAGTGGCAAACTGAATTGGCGCTTTGGCGCAGTGAATATCAAGAAAAATATGACGGCGAACGCTTGAATGCGCCTTGGATCATGCAGAGAATCGGAACGCTGACCAAAGGACAGGAATGTACGTTTGTCACCGATGTCGGGCAGAACCAGATGTGGGCGGCGCAGCATCTGCAGATTGAAAGTCCGCGCCAGTGGGTAACGTCGGGTGGTCTCGGCACGATGGGGTTCGGCCTGCCGGCGGCCATGGGAGCGCAGGCGGCGCGGCGCGATCGCCGGGTCGTGCATATCGCCGGCGATGGGGGATTCCGCATGACTTGCAGTGAACTCTATTCGCTGCAGCGGCAAAAACTGCCGGTCTTGTCGCTCGTTATCGACAACAGCTGCCTCGGCATGGTTCGTCAATGGCAGCAGCTGTTTTACCGGGAACGCTATTCGGCTTCGCTGGCGCCGTTGGCGCCGGACTGGGAATGTCTGACCGCCGCCTATGGCGTGCGCGCACAGGTGGTCGAAACGCCGGAAGAATTTGAAGCGGCCTGGCAGGAAGCCTGGCAGGCGAAAGAACCGCGCGTCATTGTGGCGCGCATTCCTACCAGCGATCTGGTGACGCCGATGCTGGCGCCTAACTCACCGCTCGATACGTATGTGGAAGTGGAATGA
- a CDS encoding 2-isopropylmalate synthase, producing MERRIKIFDTTLRDGEQTPGVCLDMAEKLEIARSLARLRVDVIEAGFPIASKGDFEGVSQIAAQIKGPVIAGLARAGKKDIETAAQALAKAERKRIHTFIATSDIHMEYKLKMSRQQVLETAEEAVRFAKTFTDDVEFSAEDASRSDWAFLCQVYGRAIAAGATVLNVPDTVGYTTPAEFGALIRHLKENVPGIDGVDISVHCHNDLGLAVANTLAAMENGATQLECTINGLGERAGNAALEELIMAFYTRKDYYKAVTNIDTKQIYRASRLVSTLTGIAVQANKAVVGDNAFAHESGIHQHGVLNNALTYEIISPEVIGVSRNSIVLGKHSGRHAFEERLKQMDYNLESETINLLFAKFKDLADRKKVVFDRDIEALVADKPQVRPEWYRLVYHQVVSGSQSTATATVRLETSNGEVEQASCGDGPVDAMFKAIEKAVGFGVELKDYQLKAVTAGEDALGEAAVWIEAGGEVFLGRGLSTDVIEASARAFVAAINKRLATHGYPETQQAAEGV from the coding sequence ATGGAACGACGGATTAAAATCTTCGACACCACGCTGCGGGATGGTGAACAGACGCCCGGCGTATGTCTCGATATGGCTGAAAAACTAGAAATCGCTCGGAGTCTAGCCCGCCTACGGGTGGATGTTATAGAAGCCGGCTTTCCCATCGCCTCCAAAGGTGATTTTGAAGGAGTAAGCCAGATCGCCGCTCAAATCAAAGGACCGGTGATCGCCGGTCTGGCGCGGGCGGGGAAAAAGGATATCGAAACGGCCGCTCAGGCGCTGGCGAAAGCCGAACGAAAACGAATCCACACTTTTATTGCAACAAGCGACATCCATATGGAATACAAACTAAAAATGTCGCGCCAGCAGGTACTGGAGACGGCGGAAGAGGCGGTGCGTTTTGCCAAGACCTTCACCGACGATGTCGAGTTTTCCGCGGAAGATGCTTCGCGTTCCGACTGGGCATTTCTTTGCCAAGTGTACGGACGGGCGATTGCAGCAGGCGCAACGGTGCTTAATGTGCCGGATACGGTCGGCTATACGACGCCAGCTGAGTTTGGCGCATTGATCCGACATCTGAAGGAAAATGTGCCCGGCATCGATGGCGTCGATATCAGCGTGCACTGCCATAATGACCTGGGACTGGCGGTAGCCAACACGTTGGCGGCGATGGAAAACGGAGCCACGCAACTGGAATGTACGATCAACGGACTCGGGGAACGGGCCGGCAACGCTGCGCTGGAAGAATTGATCATGGCGTTTTATACGCGCAAGGATTATTACAAAGCGGTTACCAATATTGACACGAAGCAGATTTATCGCGCCTCGCGTCTGGTCAGTACGCTGACCGGCATCGCGGTGCAGGCCAACAAAGCGGTGGTCGGCGACAACGCGTTCGCGCATGAATCGGGCATTCATCAGCATGGCGTATTGAACAATGCGCTTACGTATGAAATCATTTCGCCGGAAGTGATCGGCGTCAGCCGCAATTCGATCGTACTCGGCAAGCATTCGGGCCGGCATGCGTTTGAAGAGCGTCTGAAGCAAATGGACTATAATCTTGAGAGTGAGACGATAAACTTACTCTTTGCCAAGTTCAAGGATCTGGCGGATCGCAAGAAGGTTGTCTTCGACCGTGATATTGAAGCGTTGGTGGCGGACAAGCCCCAGGTAAGGCCGGAATGGTATCGCCTAGTCTATCATCAGGTGGTCAGCGGCAGTCAAAGCACTGCGACCGCGACGGTTCGACTCGAAACCAGCAATGGCGAAGTAGAGCAGGCCAGTTGCGGCGACGGTCCGGTCGATGCAATGTTCAAGGCGATTGAAAAAGCGGTCGGTTTTGGCGTGGAACTCAAGGATTATCAGTTAAAAGCGGTTACGGCCGGCGAAGATGCGCTGGGCGAAGCGGCGGTCTGGATCGAAGCGGGCGGGGAAGTATTCCTGGGCCGGGGGCTTAGCACCGACGTCATCGAGGCCAGTGCGCGTGCATTTGTCGCCGCGATCAACAAGCGTCTGGCGACGCACGGATATCCGGAAACACAACAAGCGGCAGAGGGGGTATGA
- a CDS encoding aminotransferase class I/II-fold pyridoxal phosphate-dependent enzyme, which yields MNWSNRISPSVQAIPPSGIRRFFDIVAEMKGVISLGVGEPDFVTPWHIRESCIYSLHRGYTSYTSNFGLLELREEIARVTQEECAVKYDPRQEILVTVGVSEALDLAMRALLSPGDEVLIPEPCYVSYKACVSLAGGVAVPVATNVANQFRVTAAQLEEKITPRTKVLIIGYPNNPTGAVMSRQDLQAIADFAVRHDLIVISDEIYAKLTYEGEHTCFSSLPGMKDRTILLNGFSKAYAMTGWRIGYALANPDFIAAMNKIHQYTMLCTPITAQMAAIEALRRGEKDVQSMLTQYNQRRRLILNGFREMGLSCFEPKGAFYLFPSIQETGLSSMDFAEGLLKTEKVALVPGTAFGDCGEGFVRCSYATSPANIAEAIERIGRFVKGYL from the coding sequence ATGAATTGGAGCAACCGTATTTCGCCTTCGGTACAGGCCATCCCGCCTTCCGGCATCCGCCGCTTTTTCGATATCGTCGCCGAAATGAAAGGCGTCATTTCGCTCGGCGTCGGCGAACCGGATTTCGTCACGCCCTGGCACATTCGGGAAAGCTGCATTTACAGTTTGCACCGCGGCTACACGTCCTATACGTCCAATTTCGGCCTGCTCGAACTGCGCGAGGAAATCGCACGCGTGACGCAGGAAGAGTGTGCGGTCAAATATGATCCTCGCCAGGAAATTCTCGTCACCGTCGGCGTCAGCGAGGCGCTCGATCTCGCGATGCGCGCGCTGCTCTCACCGGGCGACGAAGTTTTGATTCCTGAACCCTGCTACGTCTCTTACAAGGCCTGCGTATCACTGGCTGGCGGCGTAGCGGTGCCGGTCGCGACGAACGTCGCCAATCAGTTCCGCGTCACGGCCGCTCAACTGGAAGAAAAAATCACGCCGCGCACGAAGGTATTGATCATCGGTTATCCGAACAATCCGACCGGTGCGGTGATGTCGCGCCAGGATCTGCAAGCGATTGCCGATTTCGCCGTGCGCCACGATTTGATCGTCATTTCCGATGAAATTTACGCCAAACTGACTTACGAAGGCGAACACACCTGTTTTTCCAGTTTGCCGGGCATGAAAGACCGGACGATCCTGCTGAACGGTTTTTCCAAAGCGTATGCGATGACAGGCTGGCGGATCGGCTATGCGCTGGCCAATCCCGATTTTATCGCCGCGATGAACAAAATTCATCAGTACACGATGCTCTGCACGCCGATCACCGCGCAGATGGCGGCGATCGAAGCGTTGCGGCGCGGCGAAAAAGACGTCCAGTCGATGCTGACGCAGTACAACCAGCGCCGCCGTCTGATTCTGAACGGTTTTCGCGAGATGGGGCTCTCCTGCTTTGAGCCGAAAGGCGCCTTCTACCTCTTCCCTTCAATTCAGGAAACCGGACTCAGTTCGATGGATTTTGCCGAAGGCCTCTTAAAAACGGAAAAAGTCGCGCTCGTTCCCGGCACAGCGTTCGGCGATTGCGGCGAAGGCTTCGTACGCTGTTCCTATGCCACCTCACCCGCCAACATCGCCGAAGCGATCGAACGCATCGGCCGCTTTGTGAAAGGCTATCTATAA
- the leuB gene encoding 3-isopropylmalate dehydrogenase, giving the protein MKQHTIVVIPGDGIGREITAAAVRVLDAVAAKLGLQLNYQWRDAGGAAIDAVGEPLPTETVAAAMAADAVLLGAVGGPKWDNVEANLRPEQAILGLRKALKLYANLRPIRVPAALADASPLKRQAIDGLDLLIVRELVGGIYFGPKQEATLVDGVLQASDLEIYQEPEVARIVKLACEAAQLRRQSVTSVDKANVLASSRLWRKTAEKVSAAYPDVALSHLYVDNCAMQLILKPRQFDVIVTSNLFGDILSDEAAVLTGSIGMLPSASIGEGTSLYEPIHGSAPDIAGQGIANPLGTILSAALLLRYSLDCAAGAELIEAAVDKTLAQGYRTADLCQPGTTKVSTEEMTSRVLENLA; this is encoded by the coding sequence ATGAAGCAACATACGATTGTGGTCATACCCGGCGACGGAATCGGGCGCGAGATAACGGCAGCCGCAGTCAGGGTGCTTGACGCCGTTGCTGCCAAGCTTGGTTTGCAACTGAACTACCAGTGGCGTGATGCGGGTGGTGCGGCAATCGACGCGGTAGGCGAGCCTTTGCCGACTGAAACGGTTGCGGCGGCGATGGCTGCCGACGCGGTTTTGCTCGGCGCGGTAGGCGGGCCGAAATGGGACAACGTGGAAGCAAACTTGCGCCCGGAACAGGCCATTCTCGGCTTGCGCAAGGCGTTGAAACTGTATGCCAACCTGCGACCGATTCGCGTTCCTGCGGCGCTGGCCGATGCGTCGCCGCTTAAGCGGCAGGCGATAGACGGCCTTGATCTTTTGATTGTGCGCGAATTGGTCGGCGGGATTTATTTCGGTCCGAAGCAGGAAGCGACGCTGGTCGATGGAGTGCTGCAAGCTTCTGACCTTGAAATTTACCAGGAGCCGGAAGTGGCCAGGATTGTTAAATTGGCCTGCGAAGCTGCGCAGTTGAGGCGTCAGTCGGTTACGTCGGTTGACAAGGCGAATGTATTGGCTTCTTCGCGTCTGTGGCGCAAAACCGCTGAAAAGGTTAGCGCAGCGTATCCGGATGTGGCGTTAAGCCATTTGTATGTCGATAACTGTGCGATGCAATTGATATTGAAGCCGCGTCAGTTTGACGTGATCGTGACCAGCAATTTATTCGGCGATATTTTGAGCGATGAAGCGGCCGTATTGACCGGCTCGATCGGTATGCTGCCGTCGGCGAGTATTGGTGAGGGCACGAGCCTCTATGAACCGATTCATGGTTCGGCGCCGGATATTGCGGGGCAAGGCATTGCTAATCCGCTCGGCACGATTCTCTCGGCCGCGTTGCTGCTGCGCTATTCGCTTGATTGCGCTGCGGGAGCGGAGCTGATTGAAGCCGCCGTCGACAAAACTCTGGCTCAGGGTTATCGTACCGCAGACCTATGCCAGCCGGGTACGACAAAAGTCTCGACCGAAGAAATGACGTCTAGAGTATTGGAAAATTTAGCTTAG
- a CDS encoding cytidine/deoxycytidylate deaminase family protein, with the protein MRKEWDDYFLDIAFQVAGRSTCLRREVGAVIVKNRRIKGTGYNGSPAGLPHCIDEGCLMVDGHCVRCIHAEPNALLECTPEERQDATLYCTDRPCPECQKLIITSGIKRVVYGRHYHPHTDWLDMAKEIEVLHIARG; encoded by the coding sequence GTGAGAAAAGAATGGGATGACTATTTTTTGGATATTGCTTTTCAGGTGGCCGGACGCAGCACCTGTCTGCGTCGTGAAGTCGGCGCGGTGATCGTGAAGAACCGGCGCATCAAGGGAACCGGATATAACGGCAGTCCGGCCGGGCTGCCGCATTGCATCGATGAAGGCTGCCTGATGGTCGACGGCCACTGCGTGCGCTGCATTCACGCCGAACCGAACGCGCTTTTGGAATGCACGCCGGAAGAGCGTCAGGACGCAACGCTCTATTGTACGGACCGGCCGTGTCCGGAATGCCAGAAACTGATTATTACATCGGGCATCAAGCGGGTCGTGTACGGACGGCATTATCATCCGCACACCGACTGGCTCGATATGGCCAAGGAGATTGAAGTGCTGCATATCGCGAGAGGATGA
- a CDS encoding HAD family hydrolase translates to MLFLFWDIDGTLLRTDRASLHAFQHLLKNQYNKDVNLDKIQTAGMTDCHIAGQLLELVFDRPATPEEVQTLLLRYEAILPKHLAQRQGRILPHVKENLMTLYRLPDAKQMLLTGNTAAGARAKLAHYGLDHYFNFSTSVFGDDCTDRTCIAQAAQRGIERYYASHLTDSHFVVIGDTPNDIACGKAIGAITVAVATGRFTLEQLEEHEADWLLAELPSPAEFETGLRELVAKR, encoded by the coding sequence ATGCTGTTTCTTTTCTGGGATATCGACGGTACACTGTTGCGCACGGATCGCGCCAGCCTGCATGCTTTTCAGCACTTATTGAAAAACCAATATAATAAAGACGTCAATCTGGATAAGATTCAAACCGCCGGCATGACCGACTGCCATATTGCCGGACAGTTATTAGAGCTGGTCTTTGACCGCCCGGCCACGCCGGAAGAGGTTCAAACGCTGCTGCTTCGCTATGAGGCCATTTTGCCCAAGCATCTCGCCCAGCGTCAAGGCAGGATTCTGCCGCACGTCAAAGAAAATCTGATGACGCTCTACCGCCTGCCGGATGCGAAACAAATGCTCCTGACCGGCAATACCGCCGCCGGAGCACGCGCCAAATTGGCGCACTACGGCCTTGACCATTATTTCAACTTTTCCACCAGCGTGTTCGGCGATGATTGCACCGATCGTACCTGCATCGCGCAGGCGGCGCAGCGCGGCATCGAACGTTACTACGCCAGTCATTTGACCGACAGCCATTTTGTCGTCATCGGCGACACGCCGAATGATATCGCCTGCGGCAAAGCGATCGGCGCGATCACCGTCGCGGTCGCTACCGGCCGTTTCACATTAGAACAGCTCGAAGAACACGAGGCCGACTGGCTGCTCGCGGAATTGCCCAGCCCTGCCGAATTCGAAACTGGCCTGCGCGAACTGGTGGCGAAGCGTTAA
- the leuD gene encoding 3-isopropylmalate dehydratase small subunit yields the protein MICQGKVWRYGDNVDTDVIIPARYLNTADPKELAKRCMEDIDASFAAGVKKGDIIVADRNFGCGSSREHAPVAIKASGISCVVAASFARIFYRNAINIGLPLVELGDQVAMIQAGHEISIDLAQGVLLNKTTGQKFTVQPLPGFIQEIAQAGGLIEYVKQGAGA from the coding sequence ATGATTTGCCAAGGAAAGGTCTGGCGTTACGGCGATAATGTCGATACCGACGTCATCATACCGGCCCGTTACTTGAATACGGCCGATCCGAAAGAGTTGGCCAAGCGCTGCATGGAAGACATTGATGCGTCCTTTGCCGCCGGCGTAAAAAAGGGCGATATCATCGTCGCAGATCGCAATTTCGGTTGCGGATCGTCGCGCGAGCATGCACCGGTTGCGATCAAAGCCAGCGGCATATCTTGCGTTGTAGCGGCCAGTTTTGCGCGGATTTTTTACCGCAATGCCATCAACATCGGTTTGCCGTTGGTTGAACTGGGCGATCAGGTGGCGATGATTCAGGCGGGACACGAAATCAGCATCGATCTGGCGCAGGGTGTATTGCTGAACAAAACAACAGGTCAGAAATTTACTGTTCAGCCGCTGCCCGGTTTTATCCAGGAAATTGCGCAAGCCGGTGGCCTGATCGAATATGTGAAACAGGGGGCCGGGGCATGA
- a CDS encoding Lrp/AsnC family transcriptional regulator, with amino-acid sequence MKELLELLERNHCQTVEQLAVMLDIPMAEVTALIQRLEAEKVIVKYQTIVDWEKAGIDKVTAMIEVRLTPQREVGFDLIAERIYRYPEVRSVYLMSGSYDLSVAVEGATLKEVADFVATKLATIDGVVATTTHFMLKKYKEAGVILDDKEDPERLAVSP; translated from the coding sequence ATGAAGGAACTTTTGGAATTATTGGAACGAAACCATTGCCAGACGGTGGAACAACTGGCGGTGATGCTGGATATCCCTATGGCGGAAGTCACGGCGCTAATCCAGCGTCTGGAGGCGGAAAAAGTCATTGTCAAATACCAGACCATCGTAGACTGGGAAAAAGCGGGCATCGACAAAGTCACCGCGATGATCGAAGTCCGCCTGACGCCGCAGCGCGAAGTCGGCTTCGACTTGATTGCCGAACGCATCTACCGTTATCCTGAGGTGCGCAGCGTTTACTTGATGTCCGGTAGCTACGATTTGTCGGTCGCCGTTGAAGGCGCTACATTAAAGGAAGTGGCCGATTTTGTCGCGACAAAGTTGGCCACGATTGACGGCGTCGTAGCCACTACGACGCATTTTATGCTGAAAAAATATAAGGAAGCGGGCGTCATCCTTGACGACAAGGAAGATCCCGAACGATTGGCGGTGTCGCCATGA
- the leuC gene encoding 3-isopropylmalate dehydratase large subunit translates to MAMTMTEKIFARHAGLDKVVPGQLIKCKVDLVLGNDITAPPAIREFERIGRPVFDKDKIVLVPDHFTPNKDIKSAEQAKTVRQFAKQHAITNYFEVGRMGIEHVLLPEQGLVAPGEVIIGADSHTCTYGALGAFASGVGSTDMAAAMATGETWFKVPSSLKVELSGSLPQWVSGKDVILTLIGQIGVDGARYQSLEFCGAGVAALSIADRLTIANMAIEAGAKNGIFPVDDITHDFLAGRVVKEYQEVAADPDAIYERTVRIDLSTLQPVVALPHLPENVKPVREVGAIAIDQVIIGSCTNGRIEDLAQAAKVFEGKKVHPDVRAIVIPGTQAVYLEAMKRGYVETFINAGAVVSTPTCGPCLGGHMGILAAGERAVATTNRNFRGRMGHVDSEVYLAGPVVAAASAITGRISGPWEVC, encoded by the coding sequence ATGGCAATGACAATGACGGAAAAGATTTTTGCCCGCCATGCCGGTTTGGATAAGGTGGTTCCGGGGCAGCTGATTAAATGCAAAGTCGATTTGGTACTCGGCAATGACATTACGGCGCCGCCGGCAATCCGCGAGTTTGAGAGGATCGGCCGTCCGGTGTTTGATAAGGATAAAATCGTGTTGGTGCCGGATCATTTTACGCCGAATAAGGACATCAAATCGGCGGAGCAGGCGAAGACGGTGCGCCAGTTTGCCAAACAGCATGCGATCACAAACTATTTTGAAGTCGGGCGGATGGGCATTGAACATGTCCTCTTGCCGGAACAGGGGTTGGTGGCGCCCGGTGAAGTTATTATCGGCGCGGACTCGCACACCTGCACCTATGGCGCATTGGGGGCATTTGCCAGCGGCGTTGGTTCGACCGACATGGCTGCGGCGATGGCGACCGGCGAAACCTGGTTCAAGGTACCGTCGAGTTTGAAGGTTGAACTAAGCGGTTCGTTACCGCAGTGGGTCAGCGGCAAGGATGTGATCTTGACGCTGATTGGTCAGATTGGCGTAGATGGCGCGCGTTATCAGTCGCTCGAATTTTGCGGCGCAGGCGTCGCTGCCTTGTCGATTGCCGATCGCTTGACGATTGCCAATATGGCGATCGAGGCAGGGGCGAAGAACGGGATTTTCCCGGTCGATGATATCACGCACGACTTTTTGGCCGGACGGGTCGTCAAGGAATACCAGGAAGTCGCCGCCGATCCGGATGCTATTTATGAACGAACGGTCCGGATCGACCTGTCGACGCTGCAACCGGTTGTCGCCTTGCCGCATTTGCCGGAAAACGTCAAACCGGTGCGTGAAGTGGGCGCGATTGCAATCGATCAGGTCATCATCGGTTCCTGTACGAATGGGCGAATTGAAGACTTGGCGCAGGCGGCCAAGGTGTTTGAAGGTAAGAAGGTTCATCCCGATGTCCGGGCGATCGTTATTCCCGGCACACAGGCTGTATATCTGGAGGCAATGAAACGCGGTTACGTCGAAACGTTTATCAATGCAGGAGCGGTTGTGAGCACGCCGACCTGCGGCCCTTGTCTGGGCGGACACATGGGGATATTGGCGGCCGGCGAACGGGCTGTTGCGACGACCAACCGAAACTTCCGCGGCCGCATGGGACACGTGGATAGTGAAGTCTATTTGGCCGGACCGGTTGTGGCCGCGGCCAGTGCGATAACCGGCCGCATCAGCGGTCCGTGGGAGGTGTGCTGA